A single window of Candidatus Neomarinimicrobiota bacterium DNA harbors:
- a CDS encoding DUF1015 domain-containing protein has product MVDIRPFKGYSYTPSNISDLSSVIAPPYDVISERERADLASRSPVNFIHMTLPANYDPARSNPDFYKEAASQWNSWKKNNTVAQTDMPAIWSLRETYENNDGQPVTRFGFLAELSLDDESDRFVLRHEKTHKAPQIDRVRLYEATRANLSPLFFIYQDDPIETEHFLEQFSTAELRTAELDHHGKVSLEFSLTDDNAWIEQFCQSFSNKYVLIADGHHRYEASRILHRENNNDNINSSAVMAYLVPASSPGLMVQATHRAVHGLTNFNETTLLQAFEGRFAVNSSQNDSHQMNVVTPDKGRFTVTPTEKILENLRKKCNPTALAHLPVVILEELILKEILGLSHSQMSPKGNLKYFQDADLAVKSVSSGEWNAAFLLDPLSLDDLFSVTKAGGILPQKSTYFYPKVATGLVVRSMDHP; this is encoded by the coding sequence ATGGTTGATATCCGCCCTTTTAAGGGCTACAGTTACACTCCATCTAATATTTCTGATCTCTCATCGGTGATTGCTCCTCCCTATGATGTCATTTCCGAACGGGAGCGCGCGGACCTTGCGTCCAGATCTCCTGTTAACTTTATTCACATGACGCTGCCGGCAAATTATGACCCCGCCCGGTCCAATCCAGATTTCTATAAGGAGGCGGCATCTCAATGGAATTCCTGGAAGAAGAACAACACTGTTGCACAGACGGACATGCCAGCCATCTGGTCCCTGAGGGAGACCTACGAAAATAATGATGGTCAACCTGTTACACGATTTGGATTTTTAGCTGAACTGTCTCTGGACGATGAATCAGACCGTTTTGTTCTACGACATGAAAAGACGCACAAAGCGCCTCAGATAGACAGGGTGAGACTCTACGAAGCAACACGTGCCAACCTGAGCCCCCTTTTCTTTATTTATCAGGATGATCCGATCGAGACTGAACATTTTCTGGAACAGTTCAGTACAGCTGAATTGCGAACAGCAGAGCTGGATCATCACGGAAAAGTGTCGTTGGAATTTTCATTGACAGATGACAATGCTTGGATTGAACAATTTTGTCAGTCATTCAGTAATAAATACGTGCTAATTGCCGACGGACATCATCGTTATGAAGCGTCCAGAATTCTTCATAGAGAAAACAACAACGATAATATTAACAGTTCAGCAGTTATGGCCTATCTGGTTCCTGCATCTTCACCGGGGCTTATGGTTCAAGCAACACACAGAGCTGTCCATGGTCTGACGAACTTTAACGAAACGACATTATTACAAGCGTTTGAAGGCCGATTCGCTGTAAACAGTTCACAAAACGACTCTCATCAGATGAATGTTGTCACACCCGACAAAGGTAGATTCACGGTGACACCCACTGAAAAAATACTTGAGAATTTGAGAAAAAAATGCAACCCAACTGCGCTCGCTCATCTTCCTGTAGTGATTCTGGAGGAGCTGATTCTGAAAGAAATTCTTGGGCTGTCACACAGCCAAATGAGTCCAAAAGGGAACCTGAAATATTTTCAGGATGCTGATCTCGCTGTAAAGTCTGTTTCTTCAGGTGAGTGGAATGCCGCATTTCTTCTCGATCCTCTTTCCCTGGATGATCTTTTCTCAGTGACAAAGGCCGGTGGTATCCTTCCTCAGAAATCGACTTATTTTTATCCCAAGGTAGCCACGGGGCTGGTGGTAAGATC
- a CDS encoding NAD-dependent deacylase: protein MISSSSAGTESALDSLAKRMTSDSYVVFLTGAGVSAESGVPTFRSSDGLWKKFKPEELANFNAFIKNPVLVQSWYRHRTEIVENVKPNRGHFAMAEIESKVDKFAVITQNVDNLHQRAGCEEVIELHGNIFRSYCIDCKEQFDVQLFSENGEPIICRCGGLVRPDVVWFGEMLPIDAFRLAEKHARKCDLFISVGTSGVVYPAAGLSSLAKSSGAFLAEINTEPTELSSIMDVTFQGKSGEILPELISLLES from the coding sequence ATGATTTCTTCTTCATCCGCTGGCACAGAATCGGCCTTGGATAGTCTGGCTAAAAGGATGACGTCAGACTCTTATGTTGTGTTTCTTACAGGAGCCGGTGTTTCAGCTGAAAGTGGGGTACCAACATTCCGCAGTTCTGATGGTTTATGGAAGAAATTCAAGCCGGAAGAGCTGGCTAATTTCAATGCGTTCATAAAGAATCCCGTACTTGTTCAATCGTGGTATCGGCACAGAACAGAGATAGTAGAAAATGTAAAGCCGAACAGAGGCCATTTTGCCATGGCTGAAATCGAATCAAAAGTGGACAAATTCGCAGTTATCACACAGAATGTTGATAATCTTCACCAGCGGGCTGGATGCGAAGAGGTCATTGAATTGCACGGCAATATTTTTAGAAGTTATTGTATCGACTGTAAAGAACAATTTGACGTTCAACTCTTCAGTGAAAACGGGGAGCCGATTATTTGTCGGTGTGGAGGTCTTGTTAGACCTGATGTTGTATGGTTTGGTGAAATGCTTCCGATTGATGCTTTTCGATTAGCTGAGAAACATGCCAGAAAGTGTGATCTGTTCATTTCCGTCGGCACCTCCGGTGTTGTCTATCCAGCGGCAGGACTTTCCTCCCTGGCCAAATCATCCGGCGCTTTTCTTGCTGAAATAAACACCGAACCAACCGAACTTAGTTCCATAATGGATGTGACTTTTCAGGGAAAATCAGGAGAGATATTGCCAGAATTGATATCACTCCTAGAATCATGA